The following coding sequences lie in one Saccharopolyspora hordei genomic window:
- a CDS encoding phosphoglycerate kinase, which translates to MKNLDDLLSEGVRGRRVLVRADLNVPLDGDQITDDGRVRASLPTIEKLTGAGARVVVTAHLGRPKGEPDPKFSLAPVARRLGELLGTEVPLAGDLVGDSAKSVVEGLTDGSVALLENVRFDARETSKDDAERGALADELAALVGEGAAFVSDGFGVVHRKQASVYDVAERLPAYAGGLVLAEVEVLRTLTGDPKRPYAVVLGGSKVSDKLGVIKALLPKVDKLLIGGGMAYTFLAAKGCGVGSSLLQEDQIDSTRQLLDEHGDKLVLPVDVVVADRFAADADKQVVAADAIPEGWMGLDIGPRSVEQFAGVLREAATVFWNGPAGVFEFPAFADGTRGIAQAIVDSDAFSVVGGGDSAAAVRTLGLPEDGFSHISTGGGASLEYLEGKDLPGVAVLEGEG; encoded by the coding sequence GTGAAGAACCTCGACGATCTGCTGTCCGAGGGCGTGCGGGGGCGGCGTGTCCTGGTGCGTGCCGACCTCAACGTGCCGCTGGACGGCGACCAGATCACCGACGACGGCCGGGTGCGCGCCTCCCTGCCGACGATCGAGAAGTTGACCGGCGCCGGTGCGCGTGTGGTGGTCACCGCGCACCTGGGACGGCCGAAGGGCGAGCCGGACCCCAAGTTCTCCCTGGCCCCGGTGGCCCGCCGCCTCGGCGAGCTGCTCGGCACCGAGGTCCCGCTGGCCGGTGACCTGGTCGGCGACTCGGCGAAGTCCGTGGTCGAGGGCCTCACCGACGGGTCGGTGGCGCTGCTGGAGAACGTGCGCTTCGACGCCCGCGAGACCAGCAAGGACGACGCCGAGCGCGGTGCGCTGGCCGACGAGCTGGCCGCCCTGGTGGGCGAGGGCGCGGCCTTCGTCTCCGACGGCTTCGGCGTCGTGCACCGCAAGCAGGCCTCCGTCTACGACGTCGCCGAGCGGCTGCCCGCCTACGCCGGTGGCCTGGTGCTCGCCGAGGTCGAGGTGCTGCGCACCCTGACCGGCGACCCGAAGCGCCCCTACGCGGTGGTGCTGGGCGGCTCGAAGGTCTCCGACAAGCTCGGCGTCATCAAGGCGCTGCTGCCCAAGGTCGACAAGCTGCTCATCGGCGGCGGCATGGCCTACACGTTCCTCGCCGCGAAGGGCTGCGGCGTGGGCAGCTCCCTGCTGCAGGAAGACCAGATCGACTCCACCCGGCAGCTGCTGGACGAGCACGGCGACAAGCTGGTGCTGCCGGTCGACGTGGTGGTCGCCGACCGCTTCGCCGCCGACGCGGACAAGCAGGTCGTCGCCGCCGACGCCATCCCCGAGGGCTGGATGGGCCTGGACATCGGACCGCGCAGCGTCGAGCAGTTCGCCGGTGTCCTCCGCGAGGCCGCCACGGTGTTCTGGAACGGCCCGGCCGGGGTGTTCGAGTTCCCGGCGTTCGCCGACGGCACCCGCGGCATCGCGCAGGCCATCGTCGACTCCGACGCGTTCAGCGTCGTCGGTGGCGGCGACTCGGCCGCCGCGGTGCGCACGCTGGGCCTGCCGGAGGACGGCTTCTCGCACATCTCCACTGGTGGCGGGGCGTCGCTGGAGTACCTGGAGGGCAAGGACCTGCCCGGTGTGGCCGTCTTGGAAGGTGAGGGCTGA
- a CDS encoding glycoside hydrolase family 10 protein — protein MTRTQALRRIRADVLVLALGLVAALLTLIGTTGAAAGKPSTAMRGVWIASVDTIDWPSRPGLSAAQQQTEYRTLLDQAVDRGLNAVFVQVRPTADAFWPSPHEPWSHWLTGEQGEDPGYDPLRFLVDEAHQRGLEFHAWFNPYRVSMQADPQQLVPEHPARQHPEWTFAYGGKLYFDPGVPEAREFVTEAIMHAVRNYDVDGVHLDDYFYPYPVEGEQLPDQDTFAQHGRGFASIEDWRRHNVDQLVAGLDARVHAVKPHVRFGISPFGIWRNASSDPRGSDTSGLESYSALYADTRGWVEKGWVDYIAPQVYWPIGHPAADYAKLVPWWSETVRGTGVDLYIGQGAYRVGQEGWTDPGELSAHLALNAQHPGVRGDIYFSATSLTSNAAEAMQRVVTEHYTR, from the coding sequence TTGACTCGAACGCAGGCACTGCGCCGGATCCGGGCCGACGTGCTGGTCCTGGCGCTGGGGTTGGTGGCGGCACTGCTGACCCTCATCGGCACCACCGGCGCGGCGGCCGGGAAGCCCAGCACGGCGATGCGCGGCGTGTGGATCGCCTCCGTGGACACCATCGACTGGCCGAGCAGGCCGGGGCTGTCCGCCGCCCAGCAGCAGACCGAGTACCGCACGCTGCTCGACCAGGCCGTGGACCGCGGGCTCAACGCGGTGTTCGTGCAGGTCCGGCCCACCGCGGACGCGTTCTGGCCGTCGCCGCACGAGCCGTGGTCGCACTGGCTGACCGGGGAGCAGGGCGAGGACCCCGGCTACGACCCGCTGCGGTTCCTCGTCGACGAGGCGCACCAGCGCGGACTGGAGTTCCACGCGTGGTTCAACCCGTACCGGGTGAGCATGCAGGCCGACCCGCAGCAGCTGGTGCCGGAGCACCCGGCGCGGCAGCACCCGGAGTGGACGTTCGCCTACGGCGGCAAGCTGTACTTCGACCCCGGCGTGCCCGAGGCGCGGGAGTTCGTCACCGAGGCGATCATGCACGCGGTGCGGAACTACGACGTCGACGGCGTGCACCTGGACGACTACTTCTACCCCTACCCCGTCGAGGGCGAGCAGCTCCCGGACCAGGACACCTTCGCCCAGCACGGCCGGGGGTTCGCCAGCATCGAGGACTGGCGCCGGCACAACGTCGACCAGCTGGTGGCCGGTCTGGACGCCCGGGTGCACGCGGTGAAGCCGCACGTGCGGTTCGGCATCAGCCCGTTCGGCATCTGGCGCAACGCCTCCAGCGACCCGCGGGGCTCGGACACCAGCGGCCTGGAGTCGTACTCGGCGCTGTACGCCGACACCCGCGGGTGGGTCGAGAAGGGCTGGGTCGACTACATCGCGCCGCAGGTCTACTGGCCGATCGGCCACCCCGCCGCCGACTACGCCAAGCTGGTGCCGTGGTGGTCCGAGACGGTGCGGGGCACCGGCGTGGACCTCTACATCGGGCAGGGCGCCTACCGGGTCGGCCAGGAGGGCTGGACCGACCCGGGCGAGCTCTCCGCGCACCTGGCCCTCAACGCCCAGCACCCGGGCGTCCGGGGCGACATCTACTTCAGCGCGACGTCGCTGACCAGCAACGCCGCCGAAGCGATGCAGCGGGTGGTCACCGAGCACTACACCCGCTGA
- the gap gene encoding type I glyceraldehyde-3-phosphate dehydrogenase, with translation MTVRVGINGFGRIGRNFWRAAAASDHDIEIVAANDLGDVATMAHLLKYDSILGRLDQEVKVTGEGIEVGGKLIKILAERDPGKLPWGDLGVDVVVESTGFFTKAEDARKHVDEGGAKKVIISAPAKGEDLTVVLGVNDDKYDGSQTIISNASCTTNCLAPMAKVLDDAFGIEQGLMTTIHAYTQDQNLQDGPHKDLRRARAAALNVVPTSTGAAKAIGLVLPELNGKLDGYALRVPVPTGSVTDLTATVRKEASVDAVNEAFKAAAAEGRLKGILKYSDEPIVSADIVTDPHSTIFDAPLTKVIGNQVKIVGWYDNEWGYSNRLADLVGLVGKKLA, from the coding sequence GTGACCGTTCGCGTAGGTATCAACGGCTTCGGTCGGATCGGGCGGAACTTCTGGCGTGCCGCTGCCGCCAGTGATCACGACATCGAGATCGTGGCCGCCAACGACCTGGGCGATGTCGCGACCATGGCCCACCTGTTGAAGTACGACAGCATCCTCGGTCGCCTCGACCAGGAGGTGAAGGTCACCGGCGAGGGCATCGAGGTGGGCGGCAAGCTCATCAAGATCCTCGCTGAGCGCGACCCGGGCAAGCTGCCGTGGGGCGACCTGGGTGTCGACGTCGTCGTGGAGTCCACCGGTTTCTTCACCAAGGCCGAGGACGCCCGCAAGCACGTCGACGAGGGCGGTGCGAAGAAGGTCATCATCTCCGCCCCGGCCAAGGGCGAGGACCTGACCGTGGTGCTCGGCGTCAACGACGACAAGTACGACGGCTCGCAGACGATCATCTCCAACGCCTCCTGCACCACCAACTGCCTGGCGCCGATGGCCAAGGTGCTCGACGACGCCTTCGGCATCGAGCAGGGCCTGATGACCACCATCCACGCCTACACGCAGGACCAGAACCTGCAGGACGGCCCGCACAAGGACCTGCGCCGCGCCCGGGCCGCCGCGCTGAACGTGGTGCCGACCAGCACCGGTGCGGCCAAGGCGATCGGCCTGGTGCTGCCGGAGCTCAACGGCAAGCTGGACGGCTACGCGCTGCGCGTCCCGGTGCCGACCGGCTCGGTCACCGACCTGACCGCGACCGTCCGCAAGGAGGCCTCGGTCGACGCGGTCAACGAGGCGTTCAAGGCCGCGGCCGCCGAGGGCCGGCTCAAGGGCATCCTCAAGTACAGCGACGAGCCGATCGTCTCCGCGGACATCGTCACCGACCCGCACTCGACGATCTTCGACGCGCCGCTGACCAAGGTCATCGGCAACCAGGTCAAGATCGTCGGCTGGTACGACAACGAGTGGGGCTACTCCAACCGCCTCGCCGACCTGGTCGGCCTGGTCGGCAAGAAGCTGGCCTGA
- a CDS encoding alpha/beta fold hydrolase, whose translation MTVVESMTIPVPGGELYAEVVGSGPPVVLLHAGFLGVQMWDEQLELAAEHQLVRYEARSHGRSSTAMRDHHPSEDLRAVLDHLGLERVSLVGNSMGGGTSLTFALLHPDRVDRMVLFGPGVPPVEFRDPFILEHHREEEAAKRAMDADRFLDNALEYAVDGPHRRPDQVDPEVRRRCREMAATTVLNHHTATGRLLEVDVRSRLEEIAAPTVLVVGELESSDLHRMAREAARRMPHAELVEFGGCGHMTNMEDPQRANDLIRRHLAG comes from the coding sequence ATGACTGTTGTGGAGTCCATGACGATCCCGGTCCCCGGCGGCGAGCTCTACGCCGAGGTGGTCGGCTCCGGTCCGCCCGTGGTGCTGCTGCACGCCGGCTTCCTCGGCGTGCAGATGTGGGACGAGCAGCTCGAGCTCGCCGCCGAGCACCAGCTGGTCCGCTACGAGGCGCGCTCGCACGGGCGCTCCAGCACGGCGATGCGCGACCACCACCCCTCCGAGGACCTGCGGGCGGTGCTGGACCACCTCGGGCTCGAGCGGGTCTCGCTGGTGGGCAACTCGATGGGCGGCGGCACGTCGTTGACGTTCGCGCTCCTGCACCCGGACCGGGTGGACCGGATGGTGCTGTTCGGCCCGGGCGTCCCGCCGGTGGAGTTCCGCGACCCGTTCATCCTCGAGCACCACCGGGAGGAGGAAGCCGCGAAGCGGGCGATGGACGCCGACCGCTTCCTCGACAACGCGCTGGAGTACGCGGTGGACGGGCCGCACCGCCGGCCCGACCAGGTGGACCCGGAGGTCCGGCGGCGGTGCCGGGAGATGGCCGCGACGACGGTGCTGAACCACCACACCGCGACCGGGCGCCTCCTCGAGGTCGACGTGCGCAGCCGGCTGGAGGAGATCGCCGCGCCCACCGTCCTGGTGGTCGGTGAGCTCGAGTCCAGCGACCTGCACCGGATGGCCCGGGAAGCGGCGCGGCGGATGCCGCACGCGGAGCTGGTCGAGTTCGGCGGCTGCGGGCACATGACGAACATGGAGGACCCGCAGCGCGCCAACGACCTCATCCGGCGGCACCTGGCCGGCTGA
- a CDS encoding adenosylhomocysteinase → MPLLRDPALADDGAREVEFAHRRMPVLAGLTERWEPEELLRGARIAACSHATTETANLCRALVAGRRCRRGAVRLAPAVHGGRRRRRDPARPGCGGLRAAAATGPPTTGRSRARSASSRRWWWTTAPT, encoded by the coding sequence GTGCCCCTGCTGCGCGACCCGGCGCTCGCCGACGACGGTGCCCGCGAGGTCGAGTTCGCCCACCGCCGGATGCCCGTGCTCGCCGGGCTCACCGAGCGCTGGGAGCCCGAGGAACTGTTGCGCGGCGCGCGCATCGCCGCCTGCTCGCACGCCACCACCGAGACCGCCAACCTGTGCCGGGCGCTGGTGGCCGGCAGGCGGTGCCGACGTGGCGCTGTGCGCCTCGCACCCGCTGTCCACGGAGGACGACGTCGCCGCCGCGACCCAGCGCGACCCGGGTGCGGAGGTCTTCGCGCTGCGGCTGCGACCGGGCCACCTACCACCGGCAGGTCGAGAGCGCGCTCGGCATCGAGCCGACGCTGGTGGTGGACGACGGCGCCGACCTGA
- a CDS encoding adenosylhomocysteinase yields the protein MAGYGWCGRGVAARARGTGADVVVTEVDPVRALDAELDGVRVLPVHRAAAEADLVVTTTGNRDVVTVEHVRRMEDGAILASSGHFDLEIAVDDLTRTAVRRRFVRENCAEHTLPEGHRVLLLAEGRLPGQAAAEAHPAEVVDMTFATQALAVRYLVENAGELDPAVHPVPKEIEDEVARAELAAYDVTTGELTPRQREYLASWRIGT from the coding sequence GTGGCCGGCTACGGCTGGTGCGGGCGCGGCGTCGCGGCCCGGGCCCGCGGCACGGGCGCCGACGTCGTGGTCACCGAGGTGGATCCGGTGCGGGCGCTGGACGCCGAGCTCGACGGCGTGCGGGTGCTGCCGGTGCACCGCGCCGCCGCCGAAGCGGACCTGGTCGTGACGACCACCGGCAACCGCGACGTGGTCACCGTCGAGCACGTGCGGCGGATGGAGGACGGCGCGATCCTCGCCAGCTCCGGCCACTTCGACCTGGAGATCGCGGTCGACGACCTGACCCGCACCGCGGTCCGGCGCCGCTTCGTGCGGGAGAACTGCGCGGAGCACACCCTGCCCGAAGGGCACCGGGTCCTGCTGCTGGCCGAAGGCCGCCTCCCCGGCCAGGCGGCGGCCGAGGCCCACCCCGCCGAGGTGGTGGACATGACCTTCGCGACCCAGGCGCTGGCGGTCCGGTACCTGGTGGAGAACGCGGGCGAGCTGGACCCGGCGGTGCACCCGGTTCCGAAGGAGATCGAGGACGAGGTCGCGCGGGCCGAGCTGGCGGCCTACGACGTCACCACCGGCGAGCTCACGCCGCGCCAGCGCGAGTACCTCGCCTCCTGGCGGATCGGCACCTGA
- the tpiA gene encoding triose-phosphate isomerase, whose protein sequence is MARTPLIAGNWKMNLNHLEAIALVQKIAFALPEKYFDKVEVAVLPPFTDIRSVQTLVDGDNLRLKYGAQDVSQHESGAYTGEVSGPMLAKLGCTYVVVGHSERREYHGETDELVGKKVRATLKNGMSPILCVGEQLEVREAGDHVEHCTTQLINALKGLKAEQVRQVVVAYEPVWAIGTGKVATAADAQEVCAALRKALADKYGQEIADEVRVLYGGSVKSSNIGDLVGQPDVDGALVGGASLNGDEFAKLSAMAAGGPLP, encoded by the coding sequence ATGGCCAGGACACCGCTGATCGCGGGCAACTGGAAGATGAACCTCAACCACCTCGAGGCCATCGCCCTGGTGCAGAAGATCGCCTTCGCGCTGCCGGAGAAGTACTTCGACAAGGTGGAGGTGGCAGTGCTGCCGCCGTTCACCGACATCCGCAGCGTGCAGACCCTCGTCGACGGGGACAACCTGCGGCTCAAGTACGGCGCGCAGGACGTCTCCCAGCACGAGTCCGGGGCCTACACCGGTGAGGTGTCCGGCCCGATGCTGGCCAAGCTGGGCTGCACCTACGTGGTGGTCGGCCACTCGGAGCGCCGCGAGTACCACGGCGAGACCGACGAGCTGGTCGGCAAGAAGGTCCGCGCCACGCTCAAGAACGGCATGTCGCCGATCCTGTGCGTCGGTGAGCAGCTGGAGGTGCGCGAGGCGGGCGACCACGTCGAGCACTGCACCACGCAGCTGATCAACGCGCTCAAGGGCCTCAAGGCCGAGCAGGTGCGCCAGGTCGTGGTGGCCTACGAGCCGGTGTGGGCGATCGGCACCGGCAAGGTCGCCACCGCCGCGGACGCCCAGGAGGTGTGCGCGGCGCTGCGGAAGGCGCTGGCCGACAAGTACGGCCAGGAGATCGCCGACGAGGTGCGGGTGCTCTACGGCGGCTCGGTGAAGTCCAGCAACATCGGCGACCTGGTCGGTCAGCCGGACGTCGACGGCGCCCTGGTGGGCGGGGCCAGCCTCAACGGCGACGAGTTCGCCAAGCTCTCCGCCATGGCGGCCGGCGGTCCGCTGCCGTGA
- a CDS encoding helix-turn-helix domain-containing protein, with protein sequence MARQSDLARQRRSRGHTQETLAYRLRVDVSTVARWERGASTPTPRMREALARELGLSLDQLAALLPDAPVPPRKPTALDPVELIKDVWTPAERDGLAARLTDDVPALELTGDRAVRVARQWLITPPPTAVARLDGTGQRIGHTTLDRIRARLRYLHHADDVVAGGDLHTTIRREVARTADLLRTASYSEDVGRGLLQAVAELCQLAGWSTADGGHLAAAEHYYLNGIQAAHAADDPVLTAQVVSALAGHLTQFGRPRDAVQVARSALVRIDGLDRGAATPTVRALLHARASWAHAAAGENTQAATAIRRAQDEYGRRRDDDPDPPWVYWLTPAEMEIIVGRVDTALGRPHRARQRLAPAIRTCDHRRVRETALYTTWLADAHLRAHDVDRAAALADRARQLNETIPSAYSDRAVRHLTRRLATAR encoded by the coding sequence GTGGCACGCCAGTCCGACCTCGCCCGGCAGCGCCGCAGCCGCGGCCACACCCAGGAGACGCTCGCGTACCGGCTGAGGGTGGACGTGTCCACCGTGGCGCGGTGGGAGCGCGGCGCGTCCACCCCCACGCCGCGGATGCGGGAGGCGCTGGCCCGCGAGCTCGGGCTGTCGCTGGACCAGCTGGCCGCGCTGCTGCCCGACGCGCCCGTCCCGCCCCGGAAGCCGACCGCGCTCGACCCGGTCGAGCTGATCAAGGACGTGTGGACACCGGCGGAGCGCGACGGCCTCGCCGCGCGCCTCACCGACGACGTCCCCGCCCTGGAGCTGACCGGCGACCGCGCGGTGCGCGTGGCCCGCCAGTGGCTGATCACCCCGCCGCCGACCGCGGTGGCCCGGCTGGACGGGACCGGACAGCGGATCGGCCACACCACGCTCGACCGCATCCGGGCCCGGTTGCGCTACCTGCACCACGCCGACGACGTCGTCGCCGGCGGCGACCTGCACACCACGATCCGCCGCGAGGTCGCCCGCACCGCGGACCTGCTGCGCACCGCGAGCTACTCCGAGGACGTCGGCCGCGGCCTGCTGCAGGCCGTGGCCGAGCTGTGCCAGCTGGCCGGGTGGTCGACGGCCGACGGCGGGCACCTCGCGGCCGCCGAGCACTACTACCTCAACGGGATCCAGGCCGCGCACGCCGCGGACGACCCGGTGCTGACCGCGCAGGTGGTGTCCGCGCTGGCCGGGCACCTGACCCAGTTCGGCCGGCCGCGGGACGCGGTGCAGGTGGCCCGCTCGGCGCTGGTGCGCATCGACGGGCTGGACCGCGGTGCCGCCACCCCCACCGTGCGGGCGCTGCTGCACGCGCGGGCGTCGTGGGCGCACGCGGCCGCGGGCGAGAACACCCAGGCCGCCACGGCGATCCGGCGCGCCCAGGACGAGTACGGGCGCCGCCGCGACGACGACCCCGACCCGCCGTGGGTGTACTGGCTGACCCCGGCGGAGATGGAGATCATCGTGGGACGGGTCGACACCGCGCTGGGCAGGCCCCACCGGGCCCGGCAGCGCCTGGCCCCCGCGATCCGGACCTGCGACCACCGCCGGGTCCGGGAGACCGCGCTCTACACCACCTGGCTGGCGGACGCGCACCTGCGCGCGCACGACGTCGACCGCGCCGCGGCGCTGGCCGACCGGGCCCGGCAGCTCAACGAGACGATCCCCTCCGCCTACAGCGATCGAGCGGTGCGGCACCTGACCCGGCGGCTCGCCACCGCGCGGTAG
- the secG gene encoding preprotein translocase subunit SecG — MTLFLQIMLIVTSVLLVLLVLLHRAKGGGLSSLFGGGVQSNLAGSSVAEKNLDRMTLFVMALWVISIVGVGLLIKIG; from the coding sequence ATGACTCTTTTCCTGCAGATCATGTTGATCGTGACGAGTGTGCTGCTGGTGCTGCTGGTGCTGCTGCACCGGGCCAAGGGTGGTGGCCTCTCCTCGCTGTTCGGCGGCGGTGTGCAGTCCAACCTGGCCGGTTCCAGCGTGGCTGAGAAGAACCTCGACCGCATGACGTTGTTCGTCATGGCGCTGTGGGTCATCTCCATCGTCGGGGTCGGCCTGTTGATCAAGATCGGTTGA
- a CDS encoding MarR family winged helix-turn-helix transcriptional regulator, producing the protein MVDNLPLSPDRLGPRLAEVYAVLGPLYRRVARLVEHDSPRNGLSIGVRAVLERLEMTGTAETVPQIARALELSRQFVQRMVNDALAQDFVALEPNPAHRRSPLVALTDAGRAAINAVQRREHEAMGRVGGDLTDAEIDTTLRVLRHMLAAVRDTEERSP; encoded by the coding sequence ATGGTTGACAACTTGCCGCTCTCGCCGGACCGACTCGGACCGCGGCTCGCCGAGGTCTACGCCGTCCTCGGCCCGCTGTACCGCCGGGTGGCGCGGCTGGTCGAGCACGACAGCCCGCGCAACGGCCTGTCCATCGGCGTGCGGGCGGTCCTGGAACGGCTGGAGATGACCGGCACCGCCGAGACCGTCCCGCAGATCGCGCGAGCCCTGGAGCTGAGCAGGCAGTTCGTCCAGCGCATGGTCAACGACGCGCTGGCGCAGGACTTCGTCGCGCTCGAGCCGAACCCGGCCCACCGCCGCTCCCCGCTGGTGGCGCTCACCGACGCGGGCCGCGCCGCGATCAACGCGGTCCAGCGGCGCGAGCACGAGGCGATGGGCCGCGTCGGCGGCGACCTCACCGACGCCGAGATCGACACGACGCTGCGGGTGCTGCGGCACATGCTCGCCGCCGTCCGGGACACCGAGGAGCGGTCCCCCTGA
- the whiA gene encoding DNA-binding protein WhiA: MAMTAAVKDELSRLPVTKTCCRRAEVSSLLRFAGGLHIVAGRVVVEAELDSGSTARRLRKEIHELFGHHSDVHVITSGGLRKGTRYVVRVVRDGEGLARQTGLLDPRGRPVRGLPAHVVSGGACDSEAAWRGAFLAHGSLTEPGRSSSMEVTCPGPEAALALVGAARRMGVAAKSREVRGADRVVVRDGDAIGALLTRLGAHASVLAWEERRMRREVRATANRLANFDDANLRRSARAAVAAAARVERALELLGASAPEHLMVAGKLRLEHRQASLEELGQLADPPMTKDAVAGRIRRLLAMADKRARELGVPDTESAVTAEMLEAEV, encoded by the coding sequence GTGGCGATGACCGCGGCGGTCAAGGACGAGTTGAGCCGGTTGCCGGTGACCAAGACGTGCTGCCGGCGAGCCGAGGTTTCCTCGCTGCTGCGCTTCGCCGGCGGACTGCACATCGTCGCCGGCCGCGTGGTCGTCGAGGCCGAGCTGGACAGCGGTTCCACCGCGCGCAGGCTCCGCAAGGAGATCCACGAGCTCTTCGGGCACCACTCCGACGTGCACGTGATCACCTCCGGCGGGCTGCGCAAGGGCACCCGCTACGTGGTGCGCGTGGTGCGCGACGGCGAGGGCCTGGCCCGGCAGACCGGGCTGCTGGACCCGCGAGGCCGCCCGGTGCGCGGGCTGCCCGCGCACGTCGTCTCGGGCGGGGCCTGCGACTCGGAAGCCGCCTGGCGCGGCGCGTTCCTGGCGCACGGCTCGCTCACCGAGCCCGGGCGCTCGTCGTCGATGGAGGTCACCTGCCCCGGCCCGGAGGCGGCGCTGGCGCTGGTCGGCGCGGCCCGGCGGATGGGCGTGGCGGCCAAGTCCCGCGAGGTGCGCGGCGCGGACCGGGTGGTGGTCCGCGACGGCGACGCGATCGGGGCGCTGCTGACCCGGCTCGGCGCGCACGCCAGCGTGCTGGCTTGGGAGGAGCGGCGGATGCGCCGCGAGGTGCGCGCCACCGCCAACCGGCTGGCCAACTTCGACGACGCCAACCTGCGCCGCTCGGCGCGCGCGGCGGTCGCGGCGGCGGCCCGGGTGGAGCGGGCGCTGGAGCTGCTGGGCGCGTCGGCGCCGGAGCACCTCATGGTGGCGGGCAAGCTGCGGCTGGAGCACCGGCAGGCGTCGCTGGAGGAGCTCGGCCAGCTGGCCGACCCGCCGATGACCAAGGACGCGGTGGCCGGCCGGATCCGCCGGCTGCTGGCGATGGCCGACAAGCGCGCCCGCGAACTGGGCGTCCCGGACACCGAGTCCGCGGTGACCGCGGAGATGCTCGAGGCCGAGGTCTGA
- a CDS encoding RNA polymerase-binding protein RbpA, translating to MTGGNAIRGTRVGSGPTMSESERGEAAPRKRVDYWCSNGHRSRPSFALDAEVPEEWDCPRCGLPAGLDPENPPAARRTEPYKSHLAYVKERRSDEDGMAILEEALAKLRERKGR from the coding sequence ATGACTGGTGGTAACGCCATACGCGGCACGCGCGTGGGCTCGGGTCCCACGATGAGCGAGTCGGAGCGGGGCGAAGCCGCACCGCGCAAGCGGGTCGACTACTGGTGCAGCAACGGGCACCGCAGCCGCCCGTCGTTCGCGCTGGACGCCGAGGTGCCGGAGGAGTGGGACTGCCCGCGCTGCGGACTGCCTGCGGGCCTGGACCCCGAGAACCCGCCCGCGGCGAGGCGCACCGAGCCGTACAAGAGCCACCTCGCGTACGTGAAGGAGCGCCGCAGCGACGAGGACGGGATGGCCATCCTGGAGGAAGCGCTGGCCAAGCTCCGCGAGCGCAAGGGCCGCTGA
- the rraA gene encoding ribonuclease E activity regulator RraA, which translates to MTLATADLADREGPEVRSCDVQFRTIGGRAAFEGRIRTVTCFQDNALLKEVLSTPGEGQVLVIDGQGSVHTALIGDVIAELGRSNGWSGVIVNGAVRDSAVLAEMDFGVKALGTNPRKSTKTGEGVVDEVVELGGVQFVPGEYVVADHDGVVVVANP; encoded by the coding sequence ATGACTCTGGCGACGGCAGACCTCGCGGACCGGGAAGGCCCCGAGGTGCGCAGCTGCGACGTGCAGTTCCGCACGATCGGCGGACGCGCGGCCTTCGAGGGGCGGATCCGCACCGTCACGTGCTTCCAGGACAACGCCCTGCTCAAGGAGGTCCTCTCCACGCCCGGCGAGGGCCAGGTGCTGGTGATCGACGGCCAGGGCTCGGTGCACACGGCGCTCATCGGCGACGTCATCGCCGAGCTCGGCCGGTCCAACGGCTGGAGCGGGGTCATCGTCAACGGCGCGGTGCGCGACTCCGCGGTGCTGGCCGAGATGGACTTCGGGGTCAAGGCGCTGGGCACCAACCCGCGCAAGAGCACCAAGACCGGCGAAGGTGTGGTGGACGAGGTCGTCGAGCTCGGCGGCGTCCAGTTCGTCCCCGGTGAGTACGTGGTGGCCGACCACGACGGCGTCGTGGTGGTCGCCAACCCGTGA